The DNA segment CCTTCACGATGGCCCTGGACGGGGTCGGCGCCTGGCCGCCGATCTCCGAGTCCCATGTCGAGATGGACGGCGCCTGGGCGCTGTACGAGGCCTGGGTGAAGCTCCTCACCGGCGAGGCGGAGACCGCACTCGTCTACTCCTACGGCAAGTCCTCGCCGGGCAGCGTCCGCGACGTCCTCACCCGCCAGCTCGACCCCTACTACGCCGCCCCGCTGTGGCCCGACGCCGTCGCGCTCGCCGCCCTCCAGGCCCAGGCCCTGATCGACGCGGGACTCACCGACCCGCAGGAGCTGGCCGGTATCGCGGCCCGCAGCCGCGCGGCCGCCGCCACCCACCCGCACGCCCAACTGCGCGGCGAGGTCCCCATGGGCGAGACGCTCGTCGCCCCGCTGCGCACCGGCGACTGCCCGCCCATCGGCGACGGCGCGGCCGCCGTCGTCCTCGCCGCCGGCGACACCGCCCGCCGGCTGACCGACCGCCCCGCCTGGATCCGCGGCCTCGACCACCGCATCGAGGCCCACGCCCTGGGCGTCCGCGACCTCACCGACTCGCCCTCCACCCGGCTCGCCGCCGAGCGCGCCGGCGCCTTCGAACGGCCGTTGGACACCGCCGAACTGCACGCCCCCTTCACCTCCCAGGAGGTCGTGCTGCGCCGCGCCCTGCGCCTCGACGCGCCGGACAGCACGGTGTGCGTCAACCCCTCCGGCGGCGCGCTGGCCGCCAACCCCGTCATGGCCACGGGCCTGATCCGCCTCGGCGAGGCCGCCGCCCGCATCCAGCGGGGCGCCTCCGACCGCGCCCTCGCCCACGCCACCTCGGGGCCGTGCCTGCAGCACAACCTCGTCGCCGTCCTGGAAGGTGAGTGATGAGCAAGGAACCCGTGGCCGTCGTCGGTGTCGGCCAGACCAAACACGTCGCCGCGCGCCGCGACGTCTCGCTCGCCGGACTCGTCCGCGAGGCGGCCCGACACGCCCTGGACGACGCCGAGTTGACCTGGGCGGACATCGACGCCGTGGTGATCGGCAAGGCCCCCGACTTCTTCGAGGGCGTGATGATGCCCGAGCTGTATCTCGCCGACGCCCTGGGCGCCGTCGGCAAACCGATGCTGCGGGTGCACACCGCCGGTTCCGTCGGCGGCTCCACCGCCCTGGTCGCCGCGAACCTCGTCGCCGCCCGCGTTCACCGCACCGTCCTGACCCTCGCCTTCGAGAAGCAGTCCGAGTCCAACGCCATGTGGGGCCTGTCCCTGCCGATCCCCTTCCAGCAGCCCCTGCTCGCGGGCGCCGGCGGCTTCTTCGCCCCGCACGTCCGCGCCTACATGCGGCGCACCGGCGCCCCGGACACCGTCGGCTCCCTGGTCGCCTACAAGGACCGCCGCAACGCCCTCAAGAACCCCTTCGCCCACCTCCACGAACACGACATCACCCTCGAAAAGGTCCAGTCCTCGCCGATGCTCTGGGACCCGATCCGCTACTCCGAGACCTGCCCGTCCTCCGACGGCGCCTGCGCGATGATCCTCACCGACCGCACCGGAGCCGCCCGCGCACCGCACCCGCCGGCCTGGGTGCACGGCGGTGCCATGCGCAGCGAACCCACCCTCTTCGCCGGCAAGGACTTCGTCTCCCCGCAGGCCGGCAAGGACTGCGCCGCCGACGTCTACCGGCAGGCCGGCATCACCTCCCCGCGCCGGCAGATCGACGCGGTGGAGATGTACGTGCCCTTCAGCTGGTACGAGCCGATGTGGCTGGAGAACCTGGGCTTCGCCGAGGAGGGCGAGGGCTGGAAGCTCACCGAGTCGGGCGTCACCGAACTCGACGGCGACCTCCCGGTCAACCCCTCCGGCGGAGTGCTGTCCACCAACCCCATCGGCGCCTCCGGGATGATCCGCTTCGCGGAGGCCGCCCTCCAGGTGCGCGGCCGGGCCGGCGACCACCAAGTCGAGGGCGCCCGGCGGGCGTTGGGGCACGCGTACGGCGGCGGCTCCCAGTTCTTCTCGATGTGGCTGGTGGGCGCCGACGCGCCGGCCACCTGACACCCGGCGGGAGCGGGCGCGCCGCGTCGGCGCGCCCCTTCCCCGACCACCACTCCACCACCACTCCACCGCCTCGCCACGTCCCCTGTCCGTCCCCGGACACTGTGGTTAGGCTGACCGCGGACGACGAACCGGGAGGAGCGGGACACGTGACCGACAGCATCACCGAGCAGCGGCTCGTGGGCGGGCCCAGGCCCGATCTCGACCTGACGCAGGCCGAGTGGCAGTCGAGCACCCAGGGCGTGGGCGGCGTCGAGATCGCCTTCGTCGAGGGCTATATCGCGATGCGCAACCGCCGAAGCCCGGAGATCCCGGCGCTGATCTTCACCCCCGCCGAGTGGCGGGCCTTCGTCCTCGACGCCCGCGAGGGCGAATTCGATCTGACCTAGAACGTTCCGGCGCCTCGTCGGGAAGACGACGGCGCCGGATGGGAGCCTCCTCGCGGCCGGGCCCGCGAGGAGGGCGCGCCTGCCACTCACCCGACCACTCCGGCGCGCGCGTCAGGTGAGCACCACACACCCGCGCCGCCGCAGCGCCGACACCGCGTCGGCCGCGTCATCCACGCGGTTCCAGCGCAG comes from the Streptomyces angustmyceticus genome and includes:
- a CDS encoding thiolase domain-containing protein; protein product: MRDVAVVAFGQSDHARDSAETSEVEMLMPVLHDVLEQTGLAARDIGFTCSGSSDYLAGRAFSFTMALDGVGAWPPISESHVEMDGAWALYEAWVKLLTGEAETALVYSYGKSSPGSVRDVLTRQLDPYYAAPLWPDAVALAALQAQALIDAGLTDPQELAGIAARSRAAAATHPHAQLRGEVPMGETLVAPLRTGDCPPIGDGAAAVVLAAGDTARRLTDRPAWIRGLDHRIEAHALGVRDLTDSPSTRLAAERAGAFERPLDTAELHAPFTSQEVVLRRALRLDAPDSTVCVNPSGGALAANPVMATGLIRLGEAAARIQRGASDRALAHATSGPCLQHNLVAVLEGE
- a CDS encoding thiolase domain-containing protein, with translation MSKEPVAVVGVGQTKHVAARRDVSLAGLVREAARHALDDAELTWADIDAVVIGKAPDFFEGVMMPELYLADALGAVGKPMLRVHTAGSVGGSTALVAANLVAARVHRTVLTLAFEKQSESNAMWGLSLPIPFQQPLLAGAGGFFAPHVRAYMRRTGAPDTVGSLVAYKDRRNALKNPFAHLHEHDITLEKVQSSPMLWDPIRYSETCPSSDGACAMILTDRTGAARAPHPPAWVHGGAMRSEPTLFAGKDFVSPQAGKDCAADVYRQAGITSPRRQIDAVEMYVPFSWYEPMWLENLGFAEEGEGWKLTESGVTELDGDLPVNPSGGVLSTNPIGASGMIRFAEAALQVRGRAGDHQVEGARRALGHAYGGGSQFFSMWLVGADAPAT
- a CDS encoding DUF397 domain-containing protein; protein product: MTDSITEQRLVGGPRPDLDLTQAEWQSSTQGVGGVEIAFVEGYIAMRNRRSPEIPALIFTPAEWRAFVLDAREGEFDLT